A portion of the Pseudoxanthomonas sp. JBR18 genome contains these proteins:
- a CDS encoding tryptophan 2,3-dioxygenase family protein, with protein sequence MQIQDNERPLEDGIHTDLAGRTTYGGYLRLDLLLAAQQPLTSPAHHDEMLFIVQHQVSELWMKLMIHELSAAIGHLQRDEVWQTRKVLARTKQVLRQLTEQWSVLETLTPSEYMGFREVLGPSSGFQSLQYRQIEFMLGNKNAAMLKVFAHDPFGQQALRGALEAPSLYEEFLRYLARFGHAVPREHLERDFSHAHVRDEALLPMFERIYADTDRYWREYQLCEDLVDLETQFQLWRFRHMRTVMRVIGFKRGTGGSSGVGFLKQALELEFFPELFQVRTVVGLAPPAR encoded by the coding sequence ATGCAGATCCAAGACAACGAGCGGCCGCTGGAAGACGGCATTCACACCGACCTGGCCGGCCGCACCACCTATGGCGGCTACCTGCGGCTGGACCTGCTGCTGGCCGCGCAGCAGCCGCTGACCTCACCGGCGCACCACGACGAGATGCTGTTCATCGTCCAGCACCAGGTCTCCGAGCTGTGGATGAAGCTGATGATCCACGAGCTCAGCGCCGCCATCGGCCACCTGCAGCGCGACGAGGTCTGGCAGACCCGAAAGGTGCTGGCGCGGACCAAGCAGGTGCTGCGCCAGCTCACCGAACAGTGGTCGGTGCTGGAGACGCTGACCCCGTCGGAGTACATGGGCTTCCGCGAGGTGCTGGGGCCGTCCTCGGGCTTCCAGTCGCTGCAGTACCGGCAGATCGAATTCATGCTGGGCAACAAGAACGCGGCCATGCTCAAGGTCTTCGCCCACGATCCGTTCGGCCAGCAGGCCCTGCGCGGGGCGCTGGAGGCCCCCAGCCTGTACGAGGAATTCCTGCGCTACCTGGCGCGCTTCGGCCATGCGGTGCCGCGCGAGCACCTGGAGCGCGACTTCAGCCATGCGCACGTGCGCGACGAAGCGCTGCTGCCGATGTTCGAACGCATCTATGCCGACACCGACCGCTACTGGCGCGAATACCAGCTGTGCGAGGACCTGGTGGACCTGGAGACCCAGTTCCAGCTGTGGCGCTTCCGCCACATGCGCACGGTGATGCGGGTGATCGGCTTCAAGCGTGGCACCGGCGGCTCGTCGGGCGTGGGCTTCCTCAAGCAGGCGCTGGAACTGGAGTTCTTCCCCGAGCTGTTCCAAGTGCGCACGGTGGTGGGGCTGGCGCCACCGGCGCGCTGA
- a CDS encoding Calx-beta domain-containing protein, with product MTSRLARLAALAVLGMAGASGAQAQVVISQVYGGGGNSGASWTNDFIELHNTGTDPVDLSSYSVQYASSSGSSWQVTPLSGSIAPGGYYLVQESAGSGGTTALPAPDATGSISMSGSNGKVLLASSQSAFSGACPTGYVDLVGYGSAGCYEGSGATPALSNTTAALRAGEGCTDTNDNAADFSTGAPAPRNGATAGAVCGASGTPLLSIADASGDEGAGPLSFTLTLTQPAPAGGISVSWSTADGTATAGSDYVAAAGTVSLAEGQTSATVTVDLVDDSVTESDETFTVTLSDLVGAALLGNATATGTIVNDDISLTAIHDIQGSGIQSPIAGSLVYTTGVVTGVKGAGFWMQTPDAEADSNPATSEGVYVYTGSTPPAAVAVGNLVRVSGTVQEYVPSADPYQRPLTEISGSPSVTLLSSGQPLPAPVVLTADMLTPTGGLDQLERYEGMRVTAASLRVVGPTGGYTNESSATGTSDGLFYAVLGDTPRPFREPGIEAPTPVSGEIPQWDGNPEILTVDSDTLGGASTALDLSTGAIVTGMTGPLDYSYRHYVLVRDPAVAIETTPGVTPQPARAPSADEFTVAGYNMERFFDTTADGNSAPTLTAAAFAMRLSKASVAIRDYLNLPDILAVVEMENLSTLQQVADKVNADAVAEGLADPQYVPYLQEGNDVGGIDVGFLVKTATVGASVARVEVTGVTQYGKDTTWTEPSGNTSLLNDRPPLALDAVVHWGDGRTFPITVIAVHQRSLNGADTLDAAGDRVRAKRQAQAEFLANLIQGMQTDDPDRRITVLGDFNAFQFNDGYVDAINTILGTPTPDAQTLIAGDGADLVNPDLTNLGELLPEGQNYSFTYDGSAQTLDHVLVNDALVLATTAFGMDHARINADFPEVARNDATSPARLSDHDPVVAYFALAPKADLAVTASASPASVVAGQVLGYTATVSNNGPEAADAPGVGFSLAGELPDMAVTPAGGWTCDTAQVADGMTSVACNSASLANGDSASFSVSATSLATQAGGTATLAVAATSQTFDPVVDNNQAVATTEVTVPNTADLAVSIAGPSSIKAIQLYARYVVTLSNVGQSARKPEVLIDGNTMTALSLLDTPSGWNCMRQGSLRESRFRCKGSKTLATGASVKFPIWVTTGTARRGSTVQVGAEASTASPEANTANNTATFSTAVR from the coding sequence ATGACGTCACGGTTGGCGCGCCTGGCGGCGCTAGCGGTATTGGGAATGGCCGGCGCGAGCGGCGCGCAGGCACAGGTGGTGATCAGTCAGGTCTACGGCGGCGGCGGCAACAGCGGCGCGAGCTGGACCAACGACTTCATCGAACTGCACAACACCGGCACCGACCCGGTGGACCTTTCCAGCTACAGCGTCCAGTACGCCAGCTCCAGCGGCAGCAGCTGGCAGGTGACCCCGCTGAGCGGCAGCATCGCGCCGGGTGGCTACTACCTGGTGCAGGAAAGCGCCGGCTCCGGCGGCACCACCGCCCTGCCCGCTCCGGATGCAACCGGCTCGATCTCCATGTCCGGCAGCAACGGCAAGGTGCTGCTGGCGTCCAGCCAGTCGGCGTTCTCCGGCGCCTGCCCGACCGGCTACGTGGACCTGGTCGGCTACGGCTCGGCCGGCTGCTACGAGGGCAGCGGCGCCACGCCCGCACTGAGCAACACCACCGCGGCCCTGCGCGCGGGCGAAGGCTGCACCGATACCAACGACAACGCGGCCGACTTCTCCACCGGTGCGCCGGCACCGCGCAACGGCGCCACGGCCGGCGCCGTGTGCGGCGCCAGCGGCACGCCGCTGCTGTCCATCGCCGATGCCTCGGGCGACGAGGGCGCAGGTCCGCTGAGCTTCACCCTCACCCTCACCCAGCCCGCACCGGCGGGCGGCATCAGCGTGAGCTGGAGCACCGCCGATGGCACCGCCACGGCCGGTAGCGACTACGTGGCCGCCGCCGGCACGGTGAGCCTGGCCGAGGGCCAGACCAGCGCCACGGTCACCGTGGACCTCGTCGACGACAGCGTCACCGAATCGGACGAGACCTTCACCGTCACCCTGTCCGATCTGGTCGGCGCGGCATTGCTGGGCAACGCGACCGCCACCGGCACCATCGTCAACGACGACATCTCCCTGACCGCCATCCACGACATCCAGGGCAGTGGGATCCAGTCGCCCATCGCCGGCTCGCTGGTCTACACCACCGGCGTGGTCACTGGGGTCAAGGGCGCGGGCTTCTGGATGCAGACCCCGGACGCCGAGGCCGACAGCAACCCGGCCACCTCGGAGGGTGTCTACGTCTATACCGGCTCGACCCCGCCGGCCGCCGTGGCGGTGGGCAACCTGGTGCGCGTTTCGGGCACCGTGCAGGAATACGTGCCCAGCGCCGATCCCTACCAGCGTCCGCTGACCGAGATCAGCGGTAGCCCCTCGGTCACCCTGCTGTCCAGCGGCCAGCCGCTGCCCGCCCCGGTGGTGCTGACCGCCGACATGCTCACCCCCACCGGCGGCCTGGACCAGCTCGAGCGCTATGAAGGCATGCGCGTCACCGCCGCCAGCCTGCGCGTGGTCGGCCCCACCGGCGGCTACACCAACGAGAGCAGCGCCACCGGCACCAGCGACGGCCTGTTCTACGCCGTGCTGGGCGACACGCCACGCCCGTTCCGCGAACCGGGGATCGAGGCCCCCACCCCGGTGTCCGGCGAGATCCCGCAGTGGGACGGCAACCCGGAAATCCTCACCGTCGACAGCGACACCCTGGGCGGCGCGAGCACCGCGCTGGACCTGTCCACCGGCGCGATCGTCACCGGCATGACCGGCCCGCTGGACTACAGCTACCGCCACTACGTGCTGGTGCGCGACCCGGCCGTGGCCATCGAGACCACACCGGGCGTGACCCCGCAGCCGGCGCGCGCGCCGAGCGCCGACGAGTTCACCGTCGCCGGCTACAACATGGAGCGCTTCTTCGACACCACCGCCGATGGCAACAGCGCGCCGACCCTGACTGCCGCGGCCTTCGCCATGCGCCTGTCCAAGGCCTCGGTGGCGATCCGCGACTACCTCAACCTGCCCGACATCCTGGCCGTGGTGGAGATGGAGAACCTCTCCACCCTGCAGCAGGTCGCCGACAAGGTGAATGCCGATGCGGTGGCCGAAGGCCTGGCCGACCCGCAATACGTGCCCTACCTGCAGGAGGGCAATGACGTGGGTGGCATCGACGTGGGCTTCCTGGTCAAGACCGCCACGGTCGGCGCCAGTGTCGCCCGCGTGGAGGTCACCGGCGTGACCCAGTACGGCAAGGACACCACCTGGACCGAGCCGTCGGGCAATACCAGCCTGCTCAACGATCGTCCGCCGCTGGCCCTGGACGCGGTGGTGCACTGGGGTGACGGGCGCACCTTCCCCATCACGGTGATCGCCGTGCACCAGCGCTCGCTCAATGGCGCCGACACGCTCGACGCCGCCGGCGACCGCGTGCGTGCCAAGCGCCAGGCGCAGGCCGAGTTCCTGGCCAACCTGATCCAGGGCATGCAGACCGACGACCCGGACCGCCGCATCACCGTGCTGGGCGACTTCAACGCCTTCCAGTTCAACGATGGCTATGTCGATGCGATCAACACTATCCTGGGCACGCCGACGCCGGACGCACAGACCCTGATCGCCGGCGATGGCGCCGACCTGGTCAACCCGGACCTGACCAACCTGGGTGAACTGCTGCCGGAGGGCCAGAACTATTCGTTCACCTACGACGGCAGCGCCCAGACCCTGGACCACGTGCTGGTCAACGACGCCCTGGTGCTGGCCACCACGGCCTTCGGCATGGACCACGCCCGCATCAACGCCGACTTCCCCGAAGTGGCACGCAACGATGCGACCTCGCCGGCCCGCCTGTCCGACCATGATCCGGTGGTGGCCTACTTCGCCCTGGCGCCCAAGGCCGACCTGGCGGTGACCGCCAGCGCCAGCCCGGCCAGCGTGGTCGCCGGCCAGGTCCTGGGCTACACCGCCACGGTCAGCAACAACGGGCCGGAGGCGGCCGATGCCCCGGGCGTGGGCTTCTCCCTTGCCGGCGAACTGCCGGACATGGCGGTGACCCCGGCCGGTGGCTGGACCTGTGACACGGCCCAGGTGGCCGACGGCATGACCTCGGTGGCCTGCAACAGTGCCTCGCTGGCCAATGGCGACAGCGCCAGCTTCAGCGTCAGCGCCACCTCGCTGGCAACGCAGGCCGGCGGGACGGCGACCCTGGCCGTGGCGGCGACCTCGCAGACCTTCGACCCGGTCGTGGACAACAACCAGGCGGTCGCCACCACCGAGGTGACGGTTCCGAACACCGCCGACCTGGCGGTCTCCATCGCTGGCCCGTCCTCGATCAAGGCCATCCAGCTCTACGCCCGCTACGTGGTGACCCTGAGCAACGTCGGCCAGTCCGCGCGCAAGCCGGAGGTGCTGATCGACGGCAACACCATGACCGCGCTGTCGCTGCTCGACACGCCGTCTGGCTGGAACTGCATGCGCCAGGGCAGCCTGCGCGAGAGTCGCTTCCGCTGCAAAGGCTCCAAGACCCTGGCGACCGGCGCCTCGGTGAAGTTCCCGATCTGGGTAACCACCGGGACGGCACGCCGCGGCAGCACGGTGCAGGTCGGCGCCGAAGCGTCCACCGCCTCGCCCGAAGCCAACACGGCCAACAACACGGCCACCTTCTCCACCGCCGTGCGGTAA
- the pdhA gene encoding pyruvate dehydrogenase (acetyl-transferring) E1 component subunit alpha, with protein sequence MTLAASFQIEYLQYLNPDGTSNGRPLPELAKDTGRLVELFKQMLFVRVFDTKSIALQRTGKLGTYASCLGHEATHVGIGAAMRPEDVFAPSYREYGAQFMRGVKPREVLLYWGGDERGNDFEVPRNDFSWSVPISTQCLHAAGAALAFKLRGEDRVAVSTCGDGGSSKTDFYAALNSAGAYQLPLILGVVNNGWAISVPRSAQTGAQTLAQKGLAGGLFCLQVDGNDLIAVLDAMDQAMQRARSGQGGTVLEFVTYRLSDHTTADDARRYRDDAEVKAAWERDPIPRMRTWLTAQGLWSEEQEAAWKTECGQRIDEEVNAYLATPVQPVEAMFDYLYADPPPELLRQRDEAIAREQRHG encoded by the coding sequence ATGACCCTGGCAGCCAGTTTCCAGATCGAATACCTGCAATACCTCAACCCGGACGGCACCTCCAACGGGCGGCCCCTGCCCGAACTGGCCAAGGACACCGGCCGGCTGGTTGAACTGTTCAAGCAGATGCTGTTCGTCCGCGTCTTCGACACCAAGTCCATCGCCCTGCAGCGCACTGGCAAGCTGGGCACTTATGCCTCGTGCCTGGGCCACGAGGCCACGCACGTGGGCATCGGCGCGGCGATGCGGCCGGAAGATGTCTTCGCGCCCAGCTATCGCGAGTACGGCGCGCAGTTCATGCGTGGGGTGAAGCCGCGCGAGGTGCTGCTGTACTGGGGCGGTGACGAGCGCGGCAACGACTTCGAGGTGCCGCGCAACGATTTCTCCTGGTCGGTGCCGATCTCCACCCAGTGCCTGCATGCGGCCGGCGCGGCCCTGGCGTTCAAGCTGCGCGGCGAAGACCGGGTGGCGGTGAGCACCTGCGGCGACGGGGGCTCGTCCAAGACCGATTTCTATGCCGCGCTCAACTCGGCCGGCGCCTACCAGTTGCCGCTGATCCTGGGCGTGGTCAACAACGGCTGGGCCATCTCGGTGCCGCGTTCGGCGCAGACCGGCGCGCAGACCCTGGCCCAGAAGGGCCTGGCCGGCGGCCTGTTCTGCCTGCAGGTGGACGGCAACGACCTGATCGCCGTGCTCGACGCGATGGATCAGGCCATGCAGCGCGCGCGTAGCGGCCAGGGCGGCACGGTACTGGAATTCGTCACCTATCGCCTGTCCGACCACACCACCGCCGACGATGCGCGCCGCTACCGCGACGATGCCGAAGTGAAGGCCGCCTGGGAGCGAGACCCCATCCCGCGCATGCGCACGTGGCTGACCGCGCAGGGCCTGTGGAGCGAGGAACAGGAAGCCGCCTGGAAGACCGAATGCGGCCAGCGCATCGACGAGGAGGTCAACGCCTACCTGGCCACGCCGGTGCAACCGGTCGAAGCGATGTTCGACTACCTCTACGCCGATCCGCCACCGGAGCTGCTCCGGCAGCGCGACGAGGCCATTGCCCGGGAGCAGCGCCATGGATGA
- a CDS encoding alpha-ketoacid dehydrogenase subunit beta — translation MPATETPTAAPITLIEAITQALAWEISHDPTVVVLGEDVGVNGGVFRATAGLQKRFGPQRVLDTPLDETTIAGLTVGMAAQGMKPIAEAQFDGFVYPMVDHLVCHAARLRYRTRGRLTCPMVLRVPWGGGIRAPEHHSEANESIFTNVPGLRVVMPSSPQRAYGLLLAAIREPDPVIYMEPKRIYRQYKERVPDDGEALPLDVCFVLRDGSDVTLVSWGAQVKEALEAADALAAEGISAEVIDVATLTPLDFNTIAESVAKTGRCVIVHEAPRTAGFGAEIAARLAEECMYDLLAPVERVTGPDTHMPLFRLEMKYMPSAQRVVDAAKRTLARG, via the coding sequence ATGCCCGCGACCGAAACCCCGACCGCCGCGCCGATCACCCTGATCGAAGCCATCACCCAGGCGCTGGCCTGGGAGATCTCGCACGATCCGACCGTGGTCGTGCTGGGCGAGGATGTGGGCGTCAACGGCGGCGTGTTCCGCGCCACCGCCGGCCTGCAGAAGCGCTTCGGCCCCCAGCGCGTGCTGGATACGCCGCTGGACGAGACCACCATCGCCGGCCTGACCGTCGGCATGGCCGCGCAAGGCATGAAGCCCATCGCCGAGGCCCAGTTCGACGGCTTCGTCTATCCGATGGTCGACCACCTGGTCTGCCACGCCGCGCGCCTGCGCTATCGCACGCGTGGCCGCCTGACCTGCCCGATGGTGCTGCGCGTGCCGTGGGGCGGTGGCATCCGCGCGCCGGAGCATCACTCCGAGGCCAACGAATCGATCTTCACCAACGTGCCCGGCCTGCGCGTGGTGATGCCGTCTTCGCCGCAGCGCGCCTATGGCCTACTTTTGGCGGCGATCCGCGAGCCGGATCCGGTGATTTACATGGAGCCCAAGCGCATCTATCGCCAGTACAAGGAACGGGTGCCCGATGACGGCGAGGCGCTGCCGCTGGACGTGTGCTTCGTCTTGCGTGACGGCAGCGACGTGACCCTGGTGAGCTGGGGCGCGCAGGTCAAGGAAGCCCTGGAAGCCGCCGACGCGCTGGCCGCCGAGGGCATCAGCGCCGAGGTCATCGACGTGGCCACGCTGACCCCGCTGGACTTCAACACCATCGCCGAATCGGTGGCAAAGACCGGGCGCTGCGTGATCGTGCACGAGGCCCCGCGTACGGCGGGTTTCGGCGCGGAGATCGCCGCGCGCCTGGCCGAGGAATGCATGTACGACCTGCTGGCGCCGGTCGAACGCGTCACCGGCCCGGACACGCACATGCCGCTGTTCCGGTTGGAAATGAAGTACATGCCCAGCGCGCAGCGCGTGGTCGACGCGGCCAAGCGCACGCTTGCACGGGGCTGA
- a CDS encoding SH3 domain-containing protein: MPRARVIARHRAPDREAVRVAQGETVILGDHDHEWPDFVWATLAQGLGGWMPANVFRIDDAGIATAQQAYDTRELEADPGDVITLEREHAGWWWAHDAQGRSGWIPARSIELIQENGSC, from the coding sequence ATGCCACGTGCGCGCGTGATCGCCCGGCATCGCGCACCCGACCGCGAGGCGGTGCGCGTGGCCCAGGGCGAAACCGTGATCCTGGGCGACCACGACCACGAATGGCCCGACTTCGTCTGGGCCACGCTGGCCCAGGGCCTGGGCGGCTGGATGCCGGCCAACGTGTTTCGCATCGACGATGCCGGCATCGCCACCGCGCAGCAGGCGTACGACACGCGCGAACTGGAGGCCGACCCGGGCGATGTGATCACGCTGGAGCGCGAACACGCCGGCTGGTGGTGGGCGCACGATGCACAGGGACGCAGCGGCTGGATTCCCGCGCGTTCGATCGAACTCATTCAAGAGAATGGGTCCTGCTGA
- a CDS encoding dihydrolipoamide acetyltransferase family protein, translating into MSESKTFHLPDLGEGLPDATIVEWFVKEGDVVRLDEPLVSMETAKAVVEVPSPVSGKVLKLAGAAGEVVVTGAMLAQFAPDPSLPQRAEGQDTGHHHGQPKAAAPAKPAPAPTPAVESFDHERDDAGTVVGAMQSSDAVQSESAVAVGGVKAMPAVRAMARKLGVDLTRVRATGAEGVVTMADVKQAAADGSAKVGRGPAAPAARPASSPAPVSAPDRARTAVSASGKPMRTSPPGSSASGQPEPLKGVRRNMARVMADAHAQVVATTLNDDADIQAWSPGNDLTARLVRGIVAACRAVPAMNAWFDGQALTRTLHPHVDVGIAVDTDDGLFVPALRNADILDARGVREGVNRLRTQVQERSIPASELTGYTISLSNFGMFAGRYATPIVVPPCVTIVAAGRARFQMTPVMGGFESHKVIPLSVTFDHRACTGGEAARFLRVLIDDLALAD; encoded by the coding sequence ATGAGCGAAAGCAAGACCTTCCACCTCCCCGACCTGGGCGAGGGCCTGCCCGATGCCACCATCGTGGAGTGGTTCGTGAAAGAAGGCGACGTGGTGCGCCTGGACGAACCGCTGGTGTCGATGGAGACGGCCAAGGCCGTGGTCGAAGTGCCTTCGCCGGTCTCGGGCAAGGTGCTCAAGCTGGCCGGCGCCGCTGGCGAGGTGGTGGTGACCGGCGCGATGCTGGCCCAGTTCGCGCCCGACCCCAGCCTGCCGCAGCGCGCGGAAGGCCAGGACACCGGCCATCACCACGGTCAGCCGAAGGCGGCCGCGCCGGCCAAGCCCGCGCCCGCGCCGACGCCCGCCGTGGAGAGCTTCGACCACGAGCGCGACGACGCCGGTACGGTGGTTGGCGCGATGCAGTCCTCCGATGCGGTGCAGAGCGAGTCCGCCGTCGCCGTGGGCGGGGTCAAGGCGATGCCGGCGGTGCGCGCGATGGCGCGCAAGCTGGGTGTGGACCTGACCCGCGTGCGCGCCACCGGCGCCGAGGGCGTGGTGACCATGGCCGACGTGAAGCAGGCCGCGGCCGACGGCTCGGCCAAAGTCGGTCGCGGCCCGGCCGCACCCGCCGCCAGGCCCGCGTCCTCCCCGGCCCCCGTTTCGGCACCCGACCGCGCGCGCACCGCCGTGTCGGCCAGCGGCAAGCCGATGCGCACCTCGCCTCCGGGCAGCAGCGCCAGCGGCCAGCCCGAGCCGCTCAAGGGCGTGCGTCGCAACATGGCCCGGGTCATGGCCGATGCCCACGCGCAGGTGGTGGCGACCACGCTCAACGACGATGCCGACATCCAGGCCTGGTCGCCAGGCAATGACCTCACCGCGCGCCTGGTGCGCGGCATCGTCGCCGCCTGTCGTGCGGTGCCGGCGATGAACGCCTGGTTCGACGGCCAGGCGCTGACCCGCACCCTGCACCCGCACGTGGACGTGGGCATCGCGGTGGACACCGACGATGGCCTGTTCGTGCCCGCCCTGCGCAATGCCGACATCCTGGATGCACGCGGCGTGCGCGAGGGCGTCAACCGCCTGCGCACCCAGGTGCAGGAGCGCTCGATCCCGGCCAGCGAGCTGACCGGCTACACCATCTCGCTGTCCAACTTCGGCATGTTCGCCGGTCGCTATGCCACGCCGATCGTGGTGCCGCCGTGCGTGACCATCGTCGCCGCCGGGCGCGCGCGCTTCCAGATGACGCCGGTGATGGGCGGCTTCGAATCGCACAAGGTCATCCCGCTGTCGGTGACCTTCGACCATCGCGCCTGCACCGGCGGCGAGGCCGCACGCTTCCTGCGCGTACTGATCGACGACCTGGCGCTGGCCGACTGA
- a CDS encoding DUF6172 family protein — MRKTYQLNLEGKHPDRLLEASKHEIRKYIAREQRKPLPAGMEVWRFDARFGADEASARDVSSGELIRAIDTWVAQGGTQFYVEVVRRADMRHAPPAPAAPRTASGEMEFDDAD, encoded by the coding sequence ATGCGCAAGACCTACCAGCTCAATCTCGAAGGCAAGCATCCGGATCGCCTGCTGGAGGCCAGCAAGCACGAGATCCGCAAGTACATCGCGCGCGAGCAGCGCAAGCCGTTGCCCGCGGGAATGGAAGTGTGGCGCTTCGATGCGCGCTTCGGTGCCGACGAAGCCAGCGCCCGGGACGTCTCCTCCGGTGAACTGATTCGCGCGATCGATACGTGGGTCGCGCAGGGCGGCACCCAGTTCTACGTCGAGGTCGTGCGCCGCGCGGACATGCGCCATGCGCCGCCCGCACCCGCGGCGCCGCGGACGGCCTCGGGCGAAATGGAGTTCGACGACGCCGACTGA
- a CDS encoding SDR family NAD(P)-dependent oxidoreductase — translation MPESRLHDLRILVAGGSRGIGLAMADAFAREGAHVSICARSEGPLREAVARLSGHGRAVHALPCDLSDPDQIHAWVEAAATALGGIDVVVNNASGYGNGSDDASWAAGFDVDLMAAVRTNRAALPHLRRSAAPAILNISSINGTVPTPRAAAYSTAKAALNYYTVTLATELAREKIRVNALAPGSIEFPDGLWDQRRSTEPALYARIRDSIPFGAFGTVEDVAEAAVFLVSPAARWITGQVLAVDGGQSLGA, via the coding sequence ATGCCCGAATCCCGCCTGCACGACCTGCGCATCCTGGTAGCCGGAGGCAGCCGCGGCATTGGCCTGGCCATGGCCGATGCCTTCGCCCGCGAGGGGGCGCACGTGTCGATCTGTGCCCGCAGCGAAGGGCCGCTGCGCGAGGCCGTGGCCCGCCTCAGCGGCCACGGCCGCGCCGTCCACGCCCTGCCCTGCGACCTGTCCGATCCGGACCAGATCCACGCCTGGGTGGAGGCAGCCGCCACGGCGCTGGGCGGCATCGACGTGGTGGTCAACAACGCCTCCGGCTATGGCAACGGCAGCGACGATGCCAGCTGGGCCGCCGGCTTCGACGTGGACCTGATGGCCGCCGTGCGCACCAACCGCGCCGCCCTGCCGCACCTGCGCCGCAGTGCCGCGCCGGCCATTCTCAACATCTCCTCGATCAACGGCACGGTGCCCACCCCGCGTGCGGCCGCCTACTCCACCGCCAAGGCCGCGCTGAACTACTACACCGTGACCCTGGCCACCGAGCTGGCGCGCGAAAAGATCCGGGTCAACGCCCTCGCGCCGGGCTCCATCGAGTTTCCCGACGGTCTATGGGACCAGCGCAGGAGCACCGAGCCGGCGTTGTACGCGCGCATCCGAGACAGCATCCCGTTCGGTGCGTTCGGCACGGTGGAAGACGTGGCCGAGGCCGCGGTGTTCCTGGTCTCGCCCGCGGCGCGTTGGATCACCGGCCAGGTCCTGGCGGTGGATGGCGGGCAGTCGCTGGGCGCCTGA
- the adhP gene encoding alcohol dehydrogenase AdhP, with product MNPTMKAAVVTDFGQPLQIQEVPVPRPAAGELLVKIEACGVCHTDLHAAEGDWPVKPKPPFIPGHEGVGHVVAVGAGVTHVREGDRVGIPWLYSACGYCEHCLGGWETLCESQRNTGYSVNGGFAEYALADANYVGHLPANIGFVEIAPVLCAGVTVYKGLKMTDTRPGDWVVISGVGGLGHMAVQYARAMGLNVAAVDIDDAKLALAAELGATVTVNAKTIDPVAYLRKEIGGAHGALVTAVSPVAFRQALGMVRRGGTVALNGLPPGEFSLSIFDMVLEGITVRGSIVGTRLDLQESLAFAADGKVKATVATDRLENINQVFARMHAGQIEGRIVLDMAS from the coding sequence ATGAACCCGACCATGAAGGCCGCCGTCGTCACCGACTTCGGCCAGCCGCTGCAGATCCAGGAAGTCCCCGTGCCCAGGCCGGCCGCCGGCGAACTGCTGGTCAAGATCGAGGCCTGCGGGGTGTGCCACACCGACCTGCACGCCGCCGAAGGCGACTGGCCGGTCAAGCCCAAGCCGCCGTTCATTCCCGGTCACGAGGGCGTGGGCCACGTCGTGGCTGTCGGCGCGGGCGTCACCCACGTCAGGGAAGGCGACCGGGTCGGCATCCCGTGGCTGTATTCGGCCTGCGGCTATTGCGAGCACTGCCTGGGTGGCTGGGAAACGCTGTGCGAGTCGCAGCGCAATACCGGCTACTCGGTCAATGGCGGCTTTGCCGAGTACGCGCTGGCCGACGCCAACTACGTGGGCCATCTGCCGGCCAATATCGGCTTCGTCGAGATCGCCCCGGTGCTGTGCGCGGGGGTGACCGTCTACAAGGGACTGAAGATGACCGACACCCGCCCGGGCGACTGGGTGGTGATCTCCGGCGTCGGCGGCCTGGGTCACATGGCCGTGCAGTACGCCCGCGCCATGGGCCTGAACGTGGCGGCGGTGGATATCGACGATGCCAAGCTCGCCCTGGCCGCCGAACTGGGTGCCACGGTGACGGTCAACGCCAAGACCATCGACCCGGTGGCCTACCTGAGGAAGGAGATCGGCGGCGCCCACGGTGCGCTGGTCACCGCGGTCTCGCCGGTGGCGTTCCGCCAGGCGCTGGGCATGGTCCGGCGCGGGGGCACCGTGGCGCTCAATGGCCTGCCGCCGGGCGAGTTTTCGCTGTCGATCTTCGACATGGTGCTGGAAGGCATCACCGTGCGCGGCTCCATCGTGGGGACCCGACTGGACCTGCAGGAGTCGCTGGCCTTCGCCGCGGATGGCAAGGTCAAGGCCACCGTGGCCACCGATCGGCTGGAGAACATCAACCAGGTGTTCGCCAGGATGCACGCCGGCCAGATCGAGGGCCGGATCGTGCTGGACATGGCCAGCTGA